From Streptosporangium album, the proteins below share one genomic window:
- a CDS encoding GNAT family N-acetyltransferase codes for MTARMPDPSVTTERLTLRPFAPADAGRIRSVIEARHAFLPPGAPGHPSGITQWLARGVHELRHSGQGVHLAMDADGLVVGAISLFKTLWGTGTTEVGYGVHPLHRGRGYAPEAVRGLARWAFAATSLRRIELRANLDNTASLRVAEKAGFVREGVLRAAELEDDGPHDVVVFGLLRADLT; via the coding sequence GTGACCGCGCGAATGCCCGATCCGTCCGTCACGACCGAACGGCTCACTCTCCGTCCTTTCGCCCCGGCCGACGCCGGCCGGATCCGCTCCGTCATCGAGGCACGCCACGCCTTCCTCCCGCCTGGCGCGCCCGGTCACCCGTCCGGCATCACGCAATGGCTCGCCCGTGGCGTGCACGAACTGCGCCACTCCGGCCAGGGCGTGCACCTGGCGATGGACGCCGACGGGCTCGTCGTGGGCGCGATCAGCCTGTTCAAGACCCTGTGGGGGACCGGAACCACCGAGGTCGGGTACGGCGTGCACCCGCTGCACCGGGGACGCGGCTACGCCCCCGAGGCCGTGCGCGGCCTGGCCCGCTGGGCGTTCGCGGCCACCTCCCTGCGCCGGATCGAACTCCGCGCCAATCTGGACAACACCGCCTCGCTCAGGGTGGCGGAGAAGGCCGGGTTCGTCAGGGAGGGTGTGCTGCGCGCCGCCGAACTGGAGGACGACGGCCCGCACGACGTCGTCGTGTTCGGCCTCCTCAG